One Streptomyces sp. NBC_00223 genomic window carries:
- a CDS encoding NAD+ synthase, protein MPQLRLALNQIDARVGDIAGNCASVLRWTHHAAGRGAHLVAFPEMMLTGYPVEDLALRASFVDASRTALVGLARQLADEGLGELPVVVGYLGRADNAQPRYGQPAGAPQNCAAVLHRGEVALRFAKHHLPNYGVFDEFRYFVPGDTLPVIRVHGVDVALAICEDLWQDGGRVPAARAAGAGLLLSVNASPYERDKDDTRLGLVRKRAQEAGCTLAYLAMVGGQDELVFDGDSIVVSEQGEVIARSPQFGEECLLLDLELPAAPAGTPSGRVADGLEIQHVTLSADPVAAYPPQYPGTEAERLSDEAEIYGALVTGLRAYVEKNGFRSVLIGLSGGIDSALCAAIACDAIGPANVYGVSMPSAYSSEHSKDDAAELARRTGLPLRTVPIAPMFDAYMAALELTGLAEENLQARLRGVTLMGISNQEGHIVLAPGNKSELAVGYSTLYGDAVGAYGPIKDVYKTTVFRLARWRNASAEEKGETPPIPENSISKPPSAELRPGQMDTDSLPDYDVLDRVLELYVDRDQGRAAIVAAGFEAELVDRILQLTDTAEYKRRQYPPGTKISAKGFGKDRRLPITNRWREGA, encoded by the coding sequence GTGCCTCAACTACGTCTCGCCCTGAACCAGATCGACGCCCGCGTCGGCGACATCGCCGGAAACTGCGCGTCGGTCCTGCGCTGGACCCACCATGCCGCCGGGCGCGGAGCCCACCTCGTGGCGTTCCCCGAGATGATGCTCACCGGCTACCCCGTCGAAGACCTCGCCCTGCGCGCCTCCTTCGTGGACGCCAGCCGCACGGCGCTCGTCGGCCTCGCCCGGCAGCTCGCCGACGAGGGCCTGGGCGAGCTGCCCGTGGTCGTCGGCTACCTGGGCCGCGCCGACAACGCCCAGCCCCGCTACGGCCAGCCCGCCGGCGCCCCGCAGAACTGCGCGGCCGTCCTGCACCGCGGCGAGGTCGCCCTCCGCTTCGCCAAGCACCACCTGCCCAACTACGGCGTCTTCGACGAGTTCCGCTACTTCGTGCCCGGCGACACCCTTCCCGTGATCCGGGTCCACGGCGTCGATGTCGCCCTGGCGATCTGCGAGGACCTGTGGCAGGACGGCGGCAGGGTGCCGGCCGCCCGCGCCGCGGGCGCCGGCCTGCTGCTCTCGGTCAACGCGTCGCCGTACGAGCGGGACAAGGACGACACCCGGCTCGGCCTGGTCCGCAAGCGCGCCCAGGAGGCGGGCTGCACGCTCGCGTATCTGGCGATGGTCGGCGGCCAGGACGAGCTGGTCTTCGACGGCGACTCCATCGTCGTCTCCGAGCAGGGCGAGGTCATCGCGCGGTCCCCGCAGTTCGGCGAGGAGTGCCTGCTGCTCGATCTGGAACTGCCCGCCGCGCCCGCCGGAACCCCCTCCGGGCGGGTGGCCGACGGCCTGGAGATCCAGCACGTCACGCTCTCCGCCGACCCCGTCGCCGCCTACCCGCCGCAGTACCCCGGCACCGAGGCCGAGCGGCTGAGCGACGAGGCCGAGATCTACGGCGCGCTCGTCACCGGCCTGCGCGCGTACGTCGAGAAGAACGGCTTCCGCTCGGTGCTGATCGGCCTGTCCGGCGGCATCGACTCGGCGCTGTGCGCGGCCATCGCCTGCGACGCGATCGGCCCGGCGAACGTGTACGGGGTGTCGATGCCGTCGGCGTACTCCTCGGAGCACTCCAAGGACGACGCCGCCGAACTGGCCCGCAGGACCGGGCTGCCGCTGCGTACCGTCCCGATCGCGCCCATGTTCGACGCCTACATGGCGGCGCTGGAGCTGACCGGGCTCGCGGAGGAGAACCTCCAGGCGCGGCTGCGCGGGGTGACGCTGATGGGGATCTCCAACCAGGAGGGCCACATCGTGCTCGCGCCGGGCAACAAGAGCGAACTCGCGGTGGGTTACTCGACGCTGTACGGCGACGCGGTGGGCGCGTACGGGCCGATCAAGGACGTCTACAAGACGACGGTCTTCCGGCTCGCCCGCTGGCGCAACGCGTCGGCCGAGGAGAAGGGCGAGACCCCGCCGATCCCGGAGAACTCCATCAGCAAGCCGCCGAGCGCCGAACTGCGCCCCGGCCAGATGGACACCGACTCGCTGCCGGACTACGACGTGCTCGACCGGGTGCTCGAACTCTACGTGGACCGCGACCAGGGCCGTGCGGCGATCGTCGCGGCGGGATTCGAGGCGGAGTTGGTGGACCGCATCCTCCAACTCACCGACACCGCCGAGTACAAGCGGCGCCAGTACCCGCCGGGCACCAAGATCTCGGCGAAGGGCTTCGGCAAGGACCGCAGGCTGCCGATCACCAACCGGTGGCGCGAGGGGGCGTAA
- a CDS encoding helix-turn-helix domain-containing protein, which yields MTQESDLDSTVRMRIRSLRQARGWSLDSLAERAFLSPSTLSRIETGHRRISLDQLTALARALGISLDQLVETVDDDDVVIRPQRDEQRGLTTWLLSRGSGPAGVTVAKMRITEEARGPGVDQLGVHPGRDWFTVLSGTVTLLLGERAIRVETGQAAEFSTMIPHAFKAHGGPAEILCVLDHDGKRTHLHVLDWACRRKSAPESARPARAPACTSPGLREPPAP from the coding sequence ATGACGCAAGAAAGCGATCTCGACAGTACGGTCCGCATGCGTATCAGGAGCCTCAGGCAGGCCCGCGGCTGGTCGCTCGACAGTCTCGCCGAGCGCGCCTTTCTGAGCCCTTCCACCCTGAGCCGTATCGAGACCGGTCACCGGCGCATCAGCCTCGACCAGCTCACGGCGCTGGCACGCGCCTTGGGCATCTCGCTGGACCAATTGGTGGAGACCGTCGATGACGACGACGTCGTGATCAGGCCGCAGCGCGACGAACAGCGCGGACTGACCACCTGGCTGCTGAGCCGCGGATCGGGGCCGGCCGGGGTCACCGTCGCCAAGATGCGTATCACCGAGGAAGCGCGCGGCCCGGGTGTCGACCAACTCGGCGTCCACCCCGGCAGGGACTGGTTCACCGTCCTGTCGGGGACTGTCACGCTGCTCCTCGGCGAGCGCGCCATCCGGGTCGAGACGGGCCAGGCGGCCGAGTTCTCCACCATGATCCCCCACGCCTTCAAGGCGCACGGCGGACCGGCCGAGATCCTGTGCGTCCTCGACCACGACGGGAAGCGCACCCACCTCCACGTCCTGGACTGGGCCTGCCGCCGGAAGTCCGCCCCCGAGTCCGCCCGGCCCGCGCGAGCCCCGGCCTGCACGAGCCCCGGCCTGCGCGAGCCCCCGGCCCCGTAA
- a CDS encoding MFS transporter, with the protein MADKTTYTVPEAVHRRRWAILTVLLFSLLVVVLDNSILNVAMKTIAQPAPTGLGATQSQLEWAINSYTLVFAGLLFTAGLLGDRLGRKKVLLFGMFVFGAGSALSAMAGSAGELIAWRGVMGLGGAFIMPATLAIIMNVFEREEQPRAIGIWAGVVGLAIAVGPITGGLLLQHFWWGSVFLVNVPIVIAGLIAMFLIVPDSKDPRPGRLDPVGVLLSISGLVLMIYGIIKGGQYGDFTKPEVWVTTLGGLVILAGFVWYESRIEHPALDVSYFKKRQFSASVAAIGLVFFALMGVTFFIIFYTQSVRGYSALQSGLLLLPLAAAQMVFAPRARLLVDRFGARAVCAGGMALTGVSFLGFLLLGQSTPIWVLEVLFFLMGTAMAHVMPPATVMIMSSLPREKAGSGSAVNNVFRQVGGALGVAVLGSLMSTVYRNGIKDHLGFLPADKRHAAAESIEATLGVASRQGVKGQALVQPANDAFIHAMHITAAASAGVALLGALIVLVYLPAKAPAKAAPGGSAEREMVGAEQ; encoded by the coding sequence ATGGCCGATAAAACGACATACACCGTGCCGGAAGCGGTCCACCGCCGCCGCTGGGCGATACTCACCGTCCTGCTGTTCAGCCTCCTCGTCGTGGTGCTGGACAACTCGATCCTGAACGTGGCGATGAAGACCATCGCCCAACCCGCCCCGACCGGACTGGGCGCCACCCAGAGCCAGTTGGAGTGGGCGATCAACTCCTACACCCTGGTCTTCGCCGGCCTGCTCTTCACCGCCGGCCTGCTCGGCGACCGGCTCGGCCGCAAAAAGGTGCTGCTCTTCGGCATGTTCGTGTTCGGCGCGGGCTCCGCGCTGTCCGCGATGGCCGGCTCCGCGGGCGAACTCATCGCCTGGCGCGGGGTGATGGGCCTGGGCGGCGCCTTCATCATGCCCGCCACCCTCGCCATCATCATGAACGTCTTCGAGCGCGAGGAGCAGCCCCGCGCGATCGGCATCTGGGCCGGCGTCGTGGGCCTGGCCATCGCGGTCGGACCGATCACCGGCGGTCTGCTGCTCCAGCACTTCTGGTGGGGCTCGGTCTTCCTGGTCAACGTGCCCATCGTGATCGCGGGCCTGATCGCCATGTTCCTGATCGTCCCGGACTCCAAGGACCCACGCCCCGGCCGACTCGACCCCGTCGGCGTGCTGCTGTCCATCTCCGGCCTGGTGCTGATGATCTACGGCATCATCAAGGGCGGCCAGTACGGCGACTTCACCAAGCCCGAGGTCTGGGTCACCACGCTGGGCGGCCTGGTCATCCTGGCGGGCTTCGTCTGGTACGAGTCGCGCATCGAGCACCCGGCGCTCGACGTCTCGTACTTCAAGAAGCGGCAGTTCTCCGCCTCCGTCGCCGCCATCGGCCTGGTGTTCTTCGCGCTGATGGGCGTCACCTTCTTCATCATCTTCTACACCCAGTCCGTCCGCGGCTACAGCGCACTCCAGTCCGGCCTGCTGCTGCTCCCGCTGGCCGCCGCGCAGATGGTCTTCGCGCCGCGCGCCCGGCTGCTGGTCGACCGGTTCGGCGCCCGCGCGGTCTGCGCCGGCGGCATGGCACTGACCGGGGTCTCCTTCCTCGGCTTCCTGCTGCTCGGCCAGAGCACTCCGATCTGGGTGCTGGAAGTGCTCTTCTTCCTGATGGGTACGGCGATGGCGCACGTCATGCCGCCCGCCACCGTGATGATCATGTCGTCGCTGCCGCGCGAGAAGGCAGGTTCCGGCTCCGCGGTGAACAACGTCTTCCGGCAGGTCGGCGGCGCGCTCGGGGTCGCGGTGCTCGGCTCGCTGATGTCGACGGTCTACCGCAACGGCATCAAGGACCACCTCGGTTTCCTGCCCGCGGACAAGCGGCACGCGGCGGCCGAGTCCATCGAGGCCACCCTCGGGGTCGCGTCGAGGCAGGGCGTCAAGGGTCAGGCGCTGGTCCAGCCCGCCAACGACGCCTTCATCCACGCCATGCACATCACCGCGGCCGCCTCCGCGGGTGTCGCGCTGCTGGGCGCGCTGATCGTACTGGTCTACCTGCCCGCCAAGGCCCCCGCCAAGGCGGCGCCCGGCGGCTCGGCCGAGCGGGAGATGGTGGGAGCGGAACAGTGA
- a CDS encoding DUF397 domain-containing protein encodes MGSAEEKEFLYALDLSGVEWIGAPGTTPGDRVEIAYLPEGAVAMRNGAHPEDPALRFTAAEWEAFTLGARDGEFDL; translated from the coding sequence ATGGGGAGCGCGGAGGAGAAGGAATTCCTGTACGCACTCGATCTGAGCGGCGTGGAGTGGATCGGGGCGCCCGGTACGACGCCCGGTGACCGCGTCGAGATCGCGTACCTGCCCGAAGGCGCCGTCGCCATGCGCAACGGCGCCCACCCCGAGGACCCGGCGCTCCGCTTCACCGCCGCCGAGTGGGAGGCCTTCACCCTCGGCGCCCGCGACGGCGAATTCGACCTGTAG
- a CDS encoding TetR/AcrR family transcriptional regulator has protein sequence MRTPDTAATESAADTAAPRGRPRNAAVDHVIIDTVLRLLAEGTTLSDLSMEGIAREAGVGKATVYRRWPGKEALLLDVLAAIDAPPPEKSRTGVLRDDLITAVEYIRRRSLAKRESALMRSMLTQAQSNPVLWQRYHDTVVAARRRILIELLEYGIASGEIRPELGEDLDLLSDMVVGPVLARATLRPDASLPEDLAERVVDTLLDGMRPRA, from the coding sequence GTGAGAACCCCCGACACGGCGGCAACGGAGAGCGCCGCGGACACGGCGGCGCCACGCGGCCGCCCCCGCAACGCGGCCGTCGACCATGTGATCATCGACACCGTGCTGCGGCTGCTCGCCGAGGGCACCACCCTCAGCGACCTGTCCATGGAGGGCATCGCCCGCGAGGCCGGCGTCGGCAAGGCCACCGTCTACCGCCGCTGGCCCGGCAAGGAGGCCCTGCTGCTCGACGTGCTCGCCGCGATCGACGCGCCGCCGCCGGAGAAGAGCAGGACGGGGGTGCTGCGGGACGACCTGATCACGGCGGTCGAGTACATCAGGCGCCGCAGCCTGGCCAAGCGCGAGTCCGCGCTGATGCGTTCGATGTTGACGCAGGCGCAGAGCAACCCCGTGCTGTGGCAGCGCTATCACGACACCGTGGTGGCCGCCCGCCGCCGCATACTGATAGAGCTGCTGGAGTACGGCATCGCCAGCGGGGAGATCCGTCCGGAACTGGGCGAGGACCTGGACCTGCTCTCGGACATGGTGGTCGGCCCGGTGCTGGCCCGGGCCACCCTGCGCCCGGACGCCTCCCTCCCGGAGGACCTGGCCGAACGCGTCGTCGACACCCTGCTCGATGGAATGCGCCCCCGCGCCTGA
- a CDS encoding endonuclease/exonuclease/phosphatase family protein: MWRRGILTAAVALGLTLLLFFHSRVPNRIGNLGSLLETFLPWLGLAIPVLLAVAVVRRSATALIAVLVPSMLWLNLFGGLLTSKSSAGGNLTVLTHNVNAENANPDGTAKDVVAAGADIVALEELAESQQSRYARDLAAAYPYHSVQGTVGLWSKYPLHGVRTVDIKMGWTRAMRAAVTTPHGQVAVYVAHLPSVRVKFNAGFTAGQRDHAANALGEAIAAEPLHSVVLLGDLNGTMNDRALASVTSQMRSTQGAAGDGMGFSWPAGFPMARIDQIMVKGVEPKSSWTLPRTGSDHLPVAARLQLP, encoded by the coding sequence ATGTGGCGGCGCGGCATCCTCACCGCCGCGGTCGCCCTCGGGCTGACGCTGCTGCTCTTCTTCCACTCCCGCGTGCCCAACCGGATCGGCAACCTGGGCAGTCTGCTCGAGACGTTCCTGCCCTGGCTGGGGCTGGCGATCCCGGTGCTGCTCGCGGTCGCGGTGGTCCGGCGTTCGGCCACGGCGCTGATCGCGGTGCTGGTGCCGTCGATGCTCTGGCTCAATCTGTTCGGCGGGCTGCTCACCAGCAAGTCCTCGGCCGGCGGGAATCTGACCGTCCTCACCCACAACGTCAACGCCGAGAACGCCAACCCCGACGGCACCGCCAAGGACGTCGTCGCGGCGGGCGCGGACATCGTGGCGCTGGAGGAGTTGGCGGAGAGCCAGCAGTCCCGCTACGCACGCGATCTCGCGGCGGCGTACCCGTACCACTCGGTGCAGGGCACGGTCGGGCTGTGGAGCAAGTACCCGCTGCACGGCGTGCGGACGGTGGACATCAAGATGGGCTGGACCCGGGCGATGCGCGCCGCGGTCACCACCCCGCACGGCCAGGTCGCGGTGTACGTGGCCCATCTGCCGTCCGTACGGGTGAAGTTCAACGCCGGATTCACCGCCGGGCAGCGCGACCACGCGGCCAACGCGCTGGGCGAGGCCATCGCCGCGGAACCGTTGCACAGCGTGGTGCTGCTCGGCGACCTCAACGGGACCATGAACGACCGGGCGCTGGCCTCGGTCACCTCGCAGATGCGCTCCACCCAGGGCGCGGCGGGCGACGGCATGGGCTTCAGCTGGCCGGCTGGCTTCCCGATGGCGAGGATCGACCAGATCATGGTCAAGGGGGTCGAGCCGAAGTCGTCCTGGACCCTGCCGAGGACGGGCAGCGACCATCTGCCGGTCGCCGCCCGCCTCCAACTGCCCTGA
- a CDS encoding class I SAM-dependent methyltransferase: protein MTTTGSSAFHPHRNDSDSEAEVGADADADPMAEVLDLDAEVLRTYLSELTSWLGGLTDREPRRIVDLGSGTGTGAVALARRFARAEVTAADLSPRMLRRLSEKASALGLADRVHGVEVDLDEDWPTSDTIDLIWAASSLHHLADPARVLARAFDALRPGGLLAVTEMDFFPRFLPDDVGVGRPGLEARVHAALNKGPAVDWTDHLVRAGFVLEAERPFVIDLPAPLPAAAPRYAQASLRRLRSHLDGQLSTTDLAALDTVIDGEGRLGVLRRTDLTVRTTRITWAARRP, encoded by the coding sequence ATGACCACCACCGGAAGCAGCGCGTTTCATCCGCACCGGAACGACTCCGACTCCGAGGCCGAGGTCGGCGCAGACGCAGACGCCGACCCGATGGCCGAAGTCCTTGACCTGGACGCCGAGGTGCTGCGGACCTACCTGTCGGAGCTGACCTCCTGGCTGGGCGGACTGACCGACCGCGAACCGCGCCGCATCGTCGACCTGGGGAGCGGGACCGGGACCGGTGCCGTCGCCCTGGCACGGCGTTTCGCACGGGCCGAGGTGACGGCCGCGGATCTCTCCCCGCGCATGCTCCGTCGGCTCTCCGAGAAGGCGTCCGCGCTCGGTCTCGCCGACCGGGTCCACGGCGTCGAGGTGGATCTGGACGAGGACTGGCCGACGTCCGACACCATCGACCTCATCTGGGCGGCCTCCTCCCTGCATCACCTGGCCGACCCCGCCCGGGTGCTGGCCCGAGCGTTCGACGCCCTGCGGCCGGGCGGCCTCCTCGCCGTCACCGAGATGGACTTCTTCCCCCGCTTCCTGCCCGACGACGTGGGAGTGGGCCGGCCCGGCCTGGAGGCCCGCGTCCACGCCGCTCTGAACAAGGGCCCAGCCGTCGACTGGACCGATCACCTGGTCCGCGCGGGCTTCGTGCTGGAAGCCGAACGCCCCTTCGTCATCGACCTGCCCGCGCCACTGCCGGCTGCCGCCCCCCGCTATGCCCAGGCGAGCCTGCGCAGGCTGCGCTCCCACCTCGACGGGCAGTTGTCCACTACGGACCTGGCGGCACTCGACACGGTCATCGACGGCGAAGGCCGCCTCGGCGTACTGCGCCGCACGGACCTCACCGTCCGGACCACCCGTATCACCTGGGCCGCCCGCCGCCCCTGA
- a CDS encoding MerR family transcriptional regulator, producing the protein MRIGELARRTGVTTRALRYYEEQNLLTAERSGSGQRHYAETAVDRIHLIRQLYAAGLSSKAIAELTPCVIDGKATPELLQRLAVERDHLDRRIADLTHTRDRLDSVIDGASSNMRTGVPCPRDANA; encoded by the coding sequence ATGCGGATCGGGGAACTCGCCCGCCGCACGGGCGTCACCACCCGGGCCCTGCGGTACTACGAGGAACAGAATCTGCTCACCGCCGAGCGCAGCGGCAGCGGCCAGCGCCACTACGCAGAAACCGCCGTCGACCGGATCCACCTCATCCGCCAGCTGTACGCCGCCGGACTGAGCAGCAAGGCCATCGCCGAGCTGACGCCCTGCGTCATCGACGGCAAGGCCACCCCTGAACTCCTCCAGCGCCTGGCCGTGGAACGCGACCACCTCGACCGGCGCATCGCGGATCTCACCCATACCCGGGACAGGCTCGACTCCGTTATCGACGGTGCCTCATCCAACATGCGCACCGGCGTCCCCTGCCCACGGGACGCGAACGCTTAG
- a CDS encoding alpha/beta hydrolase family protein has translation MTTHHTTGLTGPAPTATVSVKPLVLSAPQRGEDLHVRITAPTAGTSLPVVLFAHGFGSNLDGYAPLVDHWASGGFVVIQATHLDSKRLDLPADDPRRPRMWRYRVEDMRRILDELTTLEAGVPGLEGRIDHSRIVAAGHSFGGQTAGILVGLRVTDPQTGAAEDLSDSRVMASIQLATAGKGGDELTPFAHNNLPWLRDQDFSHIAAPGLVVAGDKDDLPLSTRGPAWTADPYTLSRGDKSLLTVRGGEHFLGGISGYQATETTDENPDRVALVQQVTLAYLRHITGIDLTDWKNAQTVLAGGHPLGRLESK, from the coding sequence ATGACCACGCACCACACCACCGGTCTCACCGGCCCCGCCCCCACTGCGACGGTATCCGTCAAGCCGCTCGTGCTGAGCGCACCGCAGCGCGGCGAGGACCTGCACGTCCGTATCACCGCCCCCACCGCCGGCACGAGCCTGCCCGTCGTGCTCTTCGCCCACGGCTTCGGCTCGAACCTGGACGGCTACGCCCCGCTGGTCGATCACTGGGCGTCCGGCGGCTTTGTCGTCATCCAGGCCACCCACCTGGACTCCAAGCGGCTCGACCTCCCGGCCGATGACCCTCGCCGGCCCCGGATGTGGCGCTACCGCGTAGAGGACATGCGGCGCATCCTCGACGAGCTCACCACCTTGGAGGCGGGCGTGCCGGGACTGGAAGGCCGCATCGACCACAGCCGGATCGTCGCAGCCGGGCACTCCTTCGGCGGCCAGACCGCCGGCATCCTGGTGGGCCTGCGCGTCACGGACCCGCAGACCGGTGCCGCCGAGGACCTGTCCGATTCCCGGGTCATGGCCAGCATCCAACTGGCCACCGCGGGCAAGGGCGGCGACGAACTGACCCCCTTCGCCCACAACAACCTTCCCTGGCTGCGCGATCAGGACTTCTCCCATATCGCCGCCCCCGGCCTCGTCGTCGCCGGAGACAAGGACGACCTCCCGCTCTCCACCCGGGGCCCGGCCTGGACGGCCGACCCCTATACCCTCAGCCGCGGCGACAAGAGCCTCCTGACCGTCCGCGGCGGCGAGCACTTCCTCGGCGGCATCTCCGGCTACCAGGCAACGGAAACCACCGACGAGAACCCCGACCGTGTCGCCCTCGTCCAGCAGGTCACCCTCGCCTACCTGCGCCACATCACCGGAATAGACCTCACCGACTGGAAGAACGCCCAGACGGTTCTCGCGGGCGGCCACCCGCTGGGACGCCTCGAATCCAAGTGA
- a CDS encoding polysaccharide deacetylase family protein, translating to MISRRRVVLAVVAGGVVAGCADLMTRTSDGPATPGALPAVTQSRTKGAAPRRTARPAALTVTRAEVVARYGHLTPHTWGFDGPGVVRSLPTTKRVIALTFDACGGPGGSGYDQDLIDFLRRREIPATLFINSRWIDANPGLFRRLAAEPLFEIANHGTRHRPLSVSGRSAYGIAGTRDAGEVYDEVAGNHVKLTRLLGAPPRFFRSGTAYCDDIAARIVTDLGERFANFSVNGDGGATFTPEQVRRTVAAAGSGSVVIGHMNQPQGGTAEGIAAAVPQLLASGHQFVRLSDGLR from the coding sequence GTGATATCCAGGCGGCGGGTGGTGCTGGCGGTCGTGGCAGGGGGAGTTGTGGCCGGTTGCGCGGATCTGATGACCAGGACCAGCGACGGTCCGGCCACGCCCGGCGCGTTGCCCGCCGTGACGCAGAGCCGTACGAAGGGCGCTGCTCCGCGGCGCACCGCGCGTCCTGCGGCGTTGACGGTGACGCGCGCCGAGGTTGTCGCCCGGTACGGCCATCTCACCCCGCACACCTGGGGCTTCGACGGACCCGGGGTGGTGCGCTCCTTGCCGACCACGAAGCGCGTGATCGCGCTGACCTTCGACGCCTGTGGCGGTCCGGGCGGCAGCGGTTACGACCAGGACCTGATCGACTTCCTGCGCCGACGGGAGATACCGGCGACGCTCTTCATCAACTCCCGCTGGATAGACGCCAATCCGGGACTCTTTCGCCGGCTGGCCGCCGAGCCGCTGTTCGAGATCGCCAACCACGGTACGCGCCACCGCCCGCTCTCGGTCTCCGGACGCTCCGCGTACGGGATCGCGGGCACGCGCGATGCCGGTGAGGTGTACGACGAGGTCGCCGGGAACCACGTCAAGCTCACCCGGCTGCTGGGTGCACCGCCCCGCTTCTTCCGGTCCGGCACCGCGTACTGCGACGACATCGCGGCGCGGATCGTCACCGACCTGGGCGAACGCTTCGCCAACTTCTCCGTCAACGGCGACGGCGGCGCCACCTTCACCCCCGAACAGGTCCGCCGTACGGTGGCGGCGGCCGGCAGCGGGTCCGTGGTGATCGGCCACATGAATCAGCCCCAGGGCGGCACCGCCGAGGGTATCGCCGCCGCCGTCCCCCAACTGCTCGCCTCCGGCCACCAGTTCGTCCGCCTCTCCGACGGACTGCGCTGA